TATAGATACTTCATCTACAGAACCTACTGAGTTTAAACAAAAGTTTTTTCAAATAATAAATGAAAATATTCAAACCCTAAAATTGAATATCATAAGTTTTGGATTCAAAAATGGAATACCTCAAGGTGCAGATTACGTGATAGATGTAAGATACTTACCTAACCCTTTTTATATGCCAGAAATGTATCAATTAACTGGACTTGACGATAAAGTAGAAAAATTTTTAGAAAAGTTCAAAGAAACTGAAGAAACCATCAATGAATTAACTAAATTTGCAAAATTTGTTCAGGATAAATATTCGCGAACAGGCAGAGTGGAAGCTAATTTTTGCATAGGTTGTACAGGTGGTCAGCACAGATCTGTATATGTAGCGCAAAAACTTTTCGAGAATTTAAAAAATGAAAATAGAGAAGTAGAAATTATTCATAGAGATATAGAGATATAGAGATATAGAGATACATAAATAGATACTTTAGAAATGATAACTTTTAGAAAACAACATTTCGAATGTATAACAAATCCGTAATGTAAAAAACGTTTCAAGGAAGGCAAAAACATATGAAAAATATAGTTGTAATTGGTGGAGGAACTGGATTAAGTCAGATTTTAAGAGGGTTAAAATGGATTAATGATTTAGATATAGTATCTGTTGTTACAGTAACTGACGATGGAGGAAGTTCGGGAATTATAAGAAATGATTTTGAAATACCCCCACCAGGTGATATAAGAAATAATATATTAGCTTTGGCAGAGAAAGAATCTTTGTTAACAAAATTACTCGATTATAGATTTAATGAAGGTTTCTTGCAAAATCATAACCTTGGAAATATAATTTTATTAGCATTAACTCGTTTAAATAACAATAACTTTCCTCTTTCTATAAAAATGTTGTCTGATGCTTTGAAAATAAGAGGAAGGGTTTTTCCTGCCTCTACAGATTTAATAAAATTAGCTGCAGAGTTTGAAGATGGAGAAGTTGTTTTTGGTGAAACTTCTATTGTTTCCAAAAATAAAAAAATAAAGAGAGTTTGGCTTGATGGAACCGCAGAAGCGTTCGAAGAAAGCGTGCTTGCAATACAAAATGCTAATTTAATAATATTAGGACCTGGAAGTTTGTACACAAGTATAATACCCAACATTCTTGTTGAAGGGATACGTAAAGCTGTAAACGTTAGTAAAGCTAAAAAAATTTATATTTCAAATATTATGACACAACCTGGAGAAACTATAGGTTATACATTGAAAGACCATGTAGAGGTGTTAGAAGGTTACTTGGGCAAAGAATTAGATTACATTATAGTTAATGATTCTAAGTTACCTCTTAATATTCAAGAAAGATATAGCCAAATGGGAGCAGAACAAGTAGAAATAGATATGGATGATGAAAGAATAATAAAGTCAGACTTAATTTATATTATTAATAAAGAAAAACCAATTGTTAGGCATGACCCTAAAAAAACTTCTGAGTTGATTTTGAAATGCTTACAATTAGAATGAAAAGAAAGACTTCTGTTTTAGTTGGAGGTAAGTTGTATTGAATACTTTTTCTGAAGAGATAAAGATGTCTTTAGCAAATTCTGAAATGTTGTTTCCACAATATGAATTTTATGGAGCTTTTATAGGAAGAGGAGAAACAATAAAATCTGAAAACAAAGAAGTTGTAAAAATCAAATTAACTTCAATAAATTCTTTAAAAAGAGTATATAGAATTGTTAAAACATTTTATACTCAAGAAATAATTGTCGAGCCTTATAAAGATAAAAGATTGAATTTAGGTAATGGTGGAATCATATTTCTAAATAAAGAAATTATAGAAAAACCTTTAAAAATTGTTGGTCTATCTTTAAATAAAAACAAATTACCAGCATCTTTAAAAAATGATCCTGTCATATTTGGTCTTTTTTTAAAAGGATTATTTTTAACATGCGGCTCAATATCTATAAAAGAAGCTTACCATCTTGAGTTCAATTTTGAAGCGAGTAACAGTTTTTTCCAAGAAATTGTTAAGACCTTCAATAATCTATTAGGCATAAAAACAAGGTTTATTGTAAGAGGGAAAAAAGCGAAATTATACTTAAAATCTCGTGAGGATATTTTGAATATGATAGAACTCATGGGAGCCAAGGAAAGTGTAGCGAAATTAAGCCAATTAATGGAGATAAGGAATTTACGAGGAGATATAACAAGAACATTAAATTTTATTTCTGCTAATTCTACAAAAATCGCCGAGAGTTCTTTAAAACAAATCAGAGATATACAGATTATAAAAGAAAAAATAGGACTTGAAAGTTTACCTTACGATTTAAAAAGAATAGCTTTATACAGATTAGAAAATCAGGAAGCAAGTTTAAGTACTATTGCAGAAGCTTTGAATATTAAAAAGCCTACTTTATATAACAAATTTAAAAAGATTTCAAAAATTGCGGAATCTTTAAGTTAAAATTCAAGTATATAATATAGGGCGGTGGTAAGTTGTGATTTGCCCATTTTGTGGATATGAAGAAACAAAGGTTCTCGATTCTCGGCCAGTAGGTAACGGTACTTCGATAAGAAGAAGAAGAGAATGTCTTAAATGTGGTGGGAGATTTACCACATACGAAAGATACGAACAGGCAAGTATTAGAATAATAAAAAAAGATGGAAGAAGAGAATCTTTTGACAGGCAAAAACTCATGGCAGGTATAATAAAAGCCTGCGAAAAGAGACCCGTAACAAATGAACAGATAGAAGAAATGGTTGATAATATAGAAGAAGGATTAAGAAAAAGTGGAAAATCCGAATTTTACTCCTCAGAAATTGGAGATAAAGTTATGGAACAGTTAAAATTAGTAGATCAAGTAGCTTACGTAAGGTTTGCATCTGTATACAGAGAATTTCGAGATTTAGATAGTTTTTTGGAAGCTATAAAAGAATTAAAAAATAGTTAATAAACTATAAAAGTACAGTTCGGACTTTAGAAATGAAGCGTTTCAGAAAATAAGTTTTTGAATTTATAGCGGGTCCAGGGCGAAGCCCTCTCCCCCTCTCGGTACAAGTACTGAAGAGCTAAAGAAATAAACAATTGGTCAAAATTAGATAAAGACTTTAGAAATGAAGCGTTTCTAAAAATAAGCTTTTGAATTTAAAATGGGTCCAGGGCGGAGCCCTCTCCCCTTTCCTCGGCTACAAGTACCGAAAAAGGTAAAGAAATTAGGAATTAGTAAGGATTAGAAGCGAGGAGGTATTTTATAAAAAATTAAATCTAAAACATATATAAAATATAGATTTTAAAATTTCTAAAGTGAGTAAAAGTGATAAATAGAGGGAGGAATTTTAATTGTCAGAAGAAATATATAAACTTACTCGAGAAGGATATGAAAAATTAAAAAAAGAAAGAGAAGAGCTGAAAAGAAAACTAATGGGAGAAAT
Above is a genomic segment from Petrotoga sp. 9PWA.NaAc.5.4 containing:
- the rapZ gene encoding RNase adapter RapZ, encoding MKAIPTVFLITGLSGAGKSLLLNALEDEGYYTVDNIPPHLIEHFLNILCTSNVKKLAIVSDIRWKDPNGLIEIFTSPERLSKCDMEIRRVFLKADKAVLIDRYYKSRRSHPLGNPLEKAIDNEITIMAEIEKLCDIVIDTSSTEPTEFKQKFFQIINENIQTLKLNIISFGFKNGIPQGADYVIDVRYLPNPFYMPEMYQLTGLDDKVEKFLEKFKETEETINELTKFAKFVQDKYSRTGRVEANFCIGCTGGQHRSVYVAQKLFENLKNENREVEIIHRDIEI
- the yvcK gene encoding gluconeogenesis factor YvcK family protein, translating into MKNIVVIGGGTGLSQILRGLKWINDLDIVSVVTVTDDGGSSGIIRNDFEIPPPGDIRNNILALAEKESLLTKLLDYRFNEGFLQNHNLGNIILLALTRLNNNNFPLSIKMLSDALKIRGRVFPASTDLIKLAAEFEDGEVVFGETSIVSKNKKIKRVWLDGTAEAFEESVLAIQNANLIILGPGSLYTSIIPNILVEGIRKAVNVSKAKKIYISNIMTQPGETIGYTLKDHVEVLEGYLGKELDYIIVNDSKLPLNIQERYSQMGAEQVEIDMDDERIIKSDLIYIINKEKPIVRHDPKKTSELILKCLQLE
- the whiA gene encoding DNA-binding protein WhiA; this encodes MNTFSEEIKMSLANSEMLFPQYEFYGAFIGRGETIKSENKEVVKIKLTSINSLKRVYRIVKTFYTQEIIVEPYKDKRLNLGNGGIIFLNKEIIEKPLKIVGLSLNKNKLPASLKNDPVIFGLFLKGLFLTCGSISIKEAYHLEFNFEASNSFFQEIVKTFNNLLGIKTRFIVRGKKAKLYLKSREDILNMIELMGAKESVAKLSQLMEIRNLRGDITRTLNFISANSTKIAESSLKQIRDIQIIKEKIGLESLPYDLKRIALYRLENQEASLSTIAEALNIKKPTLYNKFKKISKIAESLS
- the nrdR gene encoding transcriptional regulator NrdR; amino-acid sequence: MICPFCGYEETKVLDSRPVGNGTSIRRRRECLKCGGRFTTYERYEQASIRIIKKDGRRESFDRQKLMAGIIKACEKRPVTNEQIEEMVDNIEEGLRKSGKSEFYSSEIGDKVMEQLKLVDQVAYVRFASVYREFRDLDSFLEAIKELKNS